In one window of Primulina tabacum isolate GXHZ01 chromosome 8, ASM2559414v2, whole genome shotgun sequence DNA:
- the LOC142554052 gene encoding uncharacterized protein LOC142554052 — protein MENYSYNSSYPESGDSSPRSREIDFENPTPWEDSQANLPSKVKFMCSYGGKIQPRPHDNQLSYVGGETKILAVDRNVKFSTLLSKLVSLSDCDSVSFKYQLPGEDLDALISVTNDDDLEHMMHEYDRLYRVSPKPARLRIFIFSSQGSSLSSSVRSFGSDDGKSEKERFVEALNSAPIATAPPPEAAVSAAVAAPQLPAQAGNVDFLFGLEKANGMAPPNPASVQQPMVGRVQEVEDPVIPGLDGRLVGSDPIQKHIQDLQRLRIEEQQGIYGRKSDENIAVGYAGGDYYRVPEKISPLPVTGGFPYWPEKPAPDGYFPSNAFNNEQPVYMIQAPSASYHSQMMRPVTAPPNQGFYAVQRIPSEMYREQQQMYNVNPPMPVPTTLPPQKVTGYAAEGGFGMVRPGSTAGVPVMVDAAGYAQMAYDRGVGRQVVYTTPGGVMGTPASAVQASQYQAMATAMNADVRPPSAAAAALMSPEPAALPKVVTRTTQGSL, from the coding sequence ATGGAGAACTACTCCTACAACTCCTCCTATCCCGAGTCCGGTGACTCCTCGCCGCGCTCCAGAGAAATCGATTTCGAAAACCCGACCCCGTGGGAGGATTCTCAGGCTAATCTCCCTTCTAAAGTCAAGTTTATGTGCAGTTACGGCGGAAAGATCCAGCCCCGCCCGCATGATAACCAGCTGTCCTACGTCGGAGGTGAGACCAAAATCCTCGCTGTTGATCGGAATGTGAAATTTTCTACCCTTCTGTCCAAGCTTGTTTCTCTGAGTGATTGCGACAGTGTTTCGTTCAAGTATCAGTTACCCGGCGAAGATCTGGACGCGTTGATTTCGGTGACTAATGATGATGATTTGGAGCACATGATGCATGAGTACGATCGGTTGTATAGGGTATCTCCGAAGCCTGCGAGGCTCAGGATTTTCATTTTCTCCAGCCAGGGTTCGAGTTTGAGTTCTTCGGTTAGGAGTTTTGGCTCTGATGATGGGAAGTCGGAGAAGGAGAGGTTTGTCGAGGCGTTAAATTCTGCACCGATTGCGACGGCTCCGCCTCCAGAGGCGGCGGTTTCGGCAGCGGTAGCGGCGCCTCAGCTGCCGGCGCAGGCTGGTAACGTTGATTTTTTGTTTGGGTTGGAGAAAGCGAATGGAATGGCTCCACCAAATCCTGCTTCCGTACAGCAGCCGATGGTTGGAAGAGTCCAGGAGGTTGAGGATCCGGTTATTCCGGGTCTGGATGGGAGGTTGGTCGGATCTGATCCGATCCAGAAGCACATCCAGGATCTGCAGAGGCTTAGAATCGAGGAGCAACAGGGGATCTACGGCAGAAAAAGCGACGAAAATATCGCCGTAGGATACGCGGGCGGTGATTATTACAGGGTGCCGGAGAAAATTTCCCCGCTACCCGTTACCGGAGGTTTTCCTTACTGGCCGGAGAAACCAGCTCCCGACGGGTATTTCCCATCGAACGCCTTCAACAATGAACAGCCAGTTTACATGATTCAAGCCCCATCGGCGTCGTACCACTCTCAGATGATGAGACCCGTCACAGCCCCACCAAACCAAGGCTTCTACGCCGTTCAAAGAATACCATCTGAAATGTACCGCGAACAACAGCAGATGTACAATGTCAATCCACCGATGCCCGTGCCCACAACTCTACCGCCGCAGAAGGTAACCGGATATGCTGCCGAAGGTGGTTTCGGGATGGTGAGACCAGGAAGCACCGCCGGTGTCCCGGTAATGGTAGACGCAGCCGGGTACGCACAAATGGCTTACGATAGAGGAGTTGGGAGACAGGTCGTCTACACCACTCCGGGAGGCGTAATGGGCACACCTGCTTCTGCAGTTCAAGCTTCTCAATATCAAGCTATGGCTACGGCCATGAATGCCGACGTAAGGCCCCcatccgccgccgccgccgctctGATGTCTCCGGAACCGGCCGCCCTGCCTAAAGTCGTCACAAGGACTACACAAGGTTCTCTATGA